A single window of Sander lucioperca isolate FBNREF2018 chromosome 22, SLUC_FBN_1.2, whole genome shotgun sequence DNA harbors:
- the mbtd1 gene encoding MBT domain-containing protein 1 isoform X3: protein MEDTRDLAERTPRSERKRRDSFGMFDGYDSCSEESTSSSSSEDSEDEVVPSIPASLPIIKNNGQVYTYPDGKAGMATCEMCGMVGVRDAFYSKTKRFCSVSCSRSYSSNSKKASILARLQGKPPTKKAKVLQKQPLMAKLAAYAQYQASQQNQAKSKAVVPAETFEWGRYICSKNTIGAPVSCFKHAPMGKCWGDIEEGVRIEVVNTDSNLSTKVYWIAEIIKLAGFKALLRYEGFDNDNSKDFWCNLCIPEVHPVGWCASSGKPLVPPKSIHHKYSNWKAFLVKRLTGAKTLPPDFNAKVHENLQYPFKKLMRVEVVDKNYLCRTRVALVEQVIGGRLRLVYEESQDGSDDFWCHMYSPLIHNIGWSRSIGHRFKRSDVTKKIEGQVDAPALFFHKVKDVDQSGDWFKDGMKLEAIDPLNLSAICVATVRKVLADGYLMIGIDGSEAVDGSDWFCYHGTSPSIYPVGFCEINSIDLTPPRGYTKLPFKWFDYLRETGSIAAPVKLFNKEIPNHGFRQGMKLEAVDLMEPRLVCVATVTRIVHRLLRIHFDGWEDEYDQWVDCESPDLYPVGWCQLTDYQLQPPASQSNREMPQSVPKQKKKAQQYKGQKKKSLLRMKEETAEVDEFTFSQGTSDQESNGSGSYYIKQEP from the exons ATGGAAGACACAAGGGATTTG GCTGAACGCACCCCGCGTTCAGAGCGCAAGCGGAGAGACTCGTTCGGGATGTTTGATGGCTATGACAGCTGCAGCGAGGAGTCTACCAGCAGCTCCAGCTCGGAGGACAGCGAGGATGAGGTAGTGCCCTCCATCCCTGCCAGCCTGCCCATCATCAAGAACAATGGTCAAGTCTACACTTACCCTGACGGCAAGGCTGGAATGG CCACTTGTGAGATGTGTGGGATGGTTGGAGTACGAGATGCTTTTTATTCCAAAACCAAGCGCTTCTGCAGTGTGTCCTGTTCTAGGAGTTATTCCTCAAATTCCAAAAAAGCTAGCATCTTGGCAAGACTCCAG GGCAAGCCACcaacaaaaaaggcaaaagtcTTGCAGAAACAACCTCTTATGGCAAAGTTGGCCGCTTACGCCCAGTACCAAGCAAGCCAGCAGAACCAGGCCAAATCGAAAGCTG TGGTCCCTGCGGAAACCTTTGAATGGGGTCGGTATATCTGTAGCAAAAACACGATTGGAGCTCCAGTTAGCTGCTTCAAGCAT GCCCCTATGGGGAAATGCTGGGGAGACATAGAAGAAGGAGTGAGGATTGAAGTGGTCAACACTGATTCCAACCTCTCCACTAAGGTGTACTGGATAGCAGAAATCATTAAGCTAGCAG GGTTCAAGGCTCTCCTGCGGTATGAGGGCTTTGACAACGACAACAGTAAGGACTTCTGGTGTAATCTCTGCATCCCTGAAGTGCACCCGGTGGGATGGTGTGCTTCAAGTGGCAAACCCCTTGTACCTCCAAAAA GCATACATCATAAGTACTCTAACTGGAAAGCCTTTCTTGTGAAGCGTCTCACTGGAGCTAAAACACTGCCACCTGACTTTAACGCCAAG GTACACGAGAACTTGCAGTACCCCTTCAAGAAGCTGATGCGGGTAGAGGTGGTTGATAAGAACTACCTGTGCCGGACACGGGTGGCGCTGGTGGAGCAGGTAATCGGAGGTCGCCTCAGGCTGGTCTATGAGGAGAGCCAGGACGGGTCGGATGACTTCTGGTGCCACATGTACAGCCCCCTCATCCATAATATAGGCTGGTCGCGCAGCATCGGACACCGCTTCAAACGATCCG atgtTACAAAGAAAATTGAGGGTCAAGTTGATGCTCCTGCACTGTTCTTCCATAAG GTAAAAGATGTggaccagagtggtgattggtttaaagatggAATGAAGTTAGAAGCCATTGACCCCCTCAACCTCTCAGCTATATGTGTAGCCACTGTAAGAAAG GTGTTGGCAGACGGGTACCTCATGATCGGGATTGATGGTTCGGAGGCAGTGGATGGATCAGACTGGTTCTGCTACCATGGCACCTCCCCTTCCATCTACCCTGTCGGCTTCTGTGAAATCAACAGCATTGATCTTACGCCCCCTAGAG GGTACACTAAACTGCCATTTAAATGGTTTGACTACCTCAGAGAAACAGGTTCAATAGCTGCTCCTGTCAAGCTCTTTAACAAG GAGATTCCCAATCATGGTTTCCGGCAAGGCATGAAGCTGGAGGCTGTTGATCTGATGGAGCCGCGGCTGGTGTGTGTTGCCACGGTGACAAGGATTGTGCACCGGCTACTGAGGATCCACTTTGACGGCTGGGAGGATGAGTATGACCAGTGGGTGGACTGCGAGTCACCTGACCTCTACCCCGTGGGCTGGTGTCAGCTGACTGACTACCAGCTCCAACCCCCCGCCTCACAGA GTAACAGAGAAATGCCTCAATCTGTACCCAAGCAGAAGAAAAAGGCCCAGCAGTATAAAGGCCAAAAGAAAA AGTCTCTCCTGCGAATGAAGGAGGAGACGGCTGAGGTGGACGAGTTTACCTTCTCACAGGGCACCTCCGACCAGGAAAGCAACGGCTCCGGCAGCTACTACATCAAACAGGAGCCCTGA
- the mbtd1 gene encoding MBT domain-containing protein 1 isoform X1, with amino-acid sequence MEDTRDLAERTPRSERKRRDSFGMFDGYDSCSEESTSSSSSEDSEDEVVPSIPASLPIIKNNGQVYTYPDGKAGMATCEMCGMVGVRDAFYSKTKRFCSVSCSRSYSSNSKKASILARLQGKPPTKKAKVLQKQPLMAKLAAYAQYQASQQNQAKSKAVVPAETFEWGRYICSKNTIGAPVSCFKHAPMGKCWGDIEEGVRIEVVNTDSNLSTKVYWIAEIIKLAGFKALLRYEGFDNDNSKDFWCNLCIPEVHPVGWCASSGKPLVPPKSIHHKYSNWKAFLVKRLTGAKTLPPDFNAKVHENLQYPFKKLMRVEVVDKNYLCRTRVALVEQVIGGRLRLVYEESQDGSDDFWCHMYSPLIHNIGWSRSIGHRFKRSDVTKKIEGQVDAPALFFHKVKDVDQSGDWFKDGMKLEAIDPLNLSAICVATVRKVLADGYLMIGIDGSEAVDGSDWFCYHGTSPSIYPVGFCEINSIDLTPPRGYTKLPFKWFDYLRETGSIAAPVKLFNKEIPNHGFRQGMKLEAVDLMEPRLVCVATVTRIVHRLLRIHFDGWEDEYDQWVDCESPDLYPVGWCQLTDYQLQPPASQSNREMPQSVPKQKKKAQQYKGQKKKRKIPVGRRPFSQAGRRRSSFSGDEEQSPPPYPAQGPSRPRPRTHLHQIHKSESLLRMKEETAEVDEFTFSQGTSDQESNGSGSYYIKQEP; translated from the exons ATGGAAGACACAAGGGATTTG GCTGAACGCACCCCGCGTTCAGAGCGCAAGCGGAGAGACTCGTTCGGGATGTTTGATGGCTATGACAGCTGCAGCGAGGAGTCTACCAGCAGCTCCAGCTCGGAGGACAGCGAGGATGAGGTAGTGCCCTCCATCCCTGCCAGCCTGCCCATCATCAAGAACAATGGTCAAGTCTACACTTACCCTGACGGCAAGGCTGGAATGG CCACTTGTGAGATGTGTGGGATGGTTGGAGTACGAGATGCTTTTTATTCCAAAACCAAGCGCTTCTGCAGTGTGTCCTGTTCTAGGAGTTATTCCTCAAATTCCAAAAAAGCTAGCATCTTGGCAAGACTCCAG GGCAAGCCACcaacaaaaaaggcaaaagtcTTGCAGAAACAACCTCTTATGGCAAAGTTGGCCGCTTACGCCCAGTACCAAGCAAGCCAGCAGAACCAGGCCAAATCGAAAGCTG TGGTCCCTGCGGAAACCTTTGAATGGGGTCGGTATATCTGTAGCAAAAACACGATTGGAGCTCCAGTTAGCTGCTTCAAGCAT GCCCCTATGGGGAAATGCTGGGGAGACATAGAAGAAGGAGTGAGGATTGAAGTGGTCAACACTGATTCCAACCTCTCCACTAAGGTGTACTGGATAGCAGAAATCATTAAGCTAGCAG GGTTCAAGGCTCTCCTGCGGTATGAGGGCTTTGACAACGACAACAGTAAGGACTTCTGGTGTAATCTCTGCATCCCTGAAGTGCACCCGGTGGGATGGTGTGCTTCAAGTGGCAAACCCCTTGTACCTCCAAAAA GCATACATCATAAGTACTCTAACTGGAAAGCCTTTCTTGTGAAGCGTCTCACTGGAGCTAAAACACTGCCACCTGACTTTAACGCCAAG GTACACGAGAACTTGCAGTACCCCTTCAAGAAGCTGATGCGGGTAGAGGTGGTTGATAAGAACTACCTGTGCCGGACACGGGTGGCGCTGGTGGAGCAGGTAATCGGAGGTCGCCTCAGGCTGGTCTATGAGGAGAGCCAGGACGGGTCGGATGACTTCTGGTGCCACATGTACAGCCCCCTCATCCATAATATAGGCTGGTCGCGCAGCATCGGACACCGCTTCAAACGATCCG atgtTACAAAGAAAATTGAGGGTCAAGTTGATGCTCCTGCACTGTTCTTCCATAAG GTAAAAGATGTggaccagagtggtgattggtttaaagatggAATGAAGTTAGAAGCCATTGACCCCCTCAACCTCTCAGCTATATGTGTAGCCACTGTAAGAAAG GTGTTGGCAGACGGGTACCTCATGATCGGGATTGATGGTTCGGAGGCAGTGGATGGATCAGACTGGTTCTGCTACCATGGCACCTCCCCTTCCATCTACCCTGTCGGCTTCTGTGAAATCAACAGCATTGATCTTACGCCCCCTAGAG GGTACACTAAACTGCCATTTAAATGGTTTGACTACCTCAGAGAAACAGGTTCAATAGCTGCTCCTGTCAAGCTCTTTAACAAG GAGATTCCCAATCATGGTTTCCGGCAAGGCATGAAGCTGGAGGCTGTTGATCTGATGGAGCCGCGGCTGGTGTGTGTTGCCACGGTGACAAGGATTGTGCACCGGCTACTGAGGATCCACTTTGACGGCTGGGAGGATGAGTATGACCAGTGGGTGGACTGCGAGTCACCTGACCTCTACCCCGTGGGCTGGTGTCAGCTGACTGACTACCAGCTCCAACCCCCCGCCTCACAGA GTAACAGAGAAATGCCTCAATCTGTACCCAAGCAGAAGAAAAAGGCCCAGCAGTATAAAGGCCAAAAGAAAA AGAGGAAGATTCCGGTTGGTCGACGGCCCTTCAGTCAGGCaggcaggaggaggagcagcttCTCGGGGGACGAAGAACAGAGTCCGCCCCCTTATCCTGCCCAGGGGCCCTCTCGGCCCCGACCCCGAACCCACCTCCACCAAATCCACAAATCAG AGTCTCTCCTGCGAATGAAGGAGGAGACGGCTGAGGTGGACGAGTTTACCTTCTCACAGGGCACCTCCGACCAGGAAAGCAACGGCTCCGGCAGCTACTACATCAAACAGGAGCCCTGA
- the mbtd1 gene encoding MBT domain-containing protein 1 isoform X2, producing the protein MFDGYDSCSEESTSSSSSEDSEDEVVPSIPASLPIIKNNGQVYTYPDGKAGMATCEMCGMVGVRDAFYSKTKRFCSVSCSRSYSSNSKKASILARLQGKPPTKKAKVLQKQPLMAKLAAYAQYQASQQNQAKSKAVVPAETFEWGRYICSKNTIGAPVSCFKHAPMGKCWGDIEEGVRIEVVNTDSNLSTKVYWIAEIIKLAGFKALLRYEGFDNDNSKDFWCNLCIPEVHPVGWCASSGKPLVPPKSIHHKYSNWKAFLVKRLTGAKTLPPDFNAKVHENLQYPFKKLMRVEVVDKNYLCRTRVALVEQVIGGRLRLVYEESQDGSDDFWCHMYSPLIHNIGWSRSIGHRFKRSDVTKKIEGQVDAPALFFHKVKDVDQSGDWFKDGMKLEAIDPLNLSAICVATVRKVLADGYLMIGIDGSEAVDGSDWFCYHGTSPSIYPVGFCEINSIDLTPPRGYTKLPFKWFDYLRETGSIAAPVKLFNKEIPNHGFRQGMKLEAVDLMEPRLVCVATVTRIVHRLLRIHFDGWEDEYDQWVDCESPDLYPVGWCQLTDYQLQPPASQSNREMPQSVPKQKKKAQQYKGQKKKRKIPVGRRPFSQAGRRRSSFSGDEEQSPPPYPAQGPSRPRPRTHLHQIHKSESLLRMKEETAEVDEFTFSQGTSDQESNGSGSYYIKQEP; encoded by the exons ATGTTTGATGGCTATGACAGCTGCAGCGAGGAGTCTACCAGCAGCTCCAGCTCGGAGGACAGCGAGGATGAGGTAGTGCCCTCCATCCCTGCCAGCCTGCCCATCATCAAGAACAATGGTCAAGTCTACACTTACCCTGACGGCAAGGCTGGAATGG CCACTTGTGAGATGTGTGGGATGGTTGGAGTACGAGATGCTTTTTATTCCAAAACCAAGCGCTTCTGCAGTGTGTCCTGTTCTAGGAGTTATTCCTCAAATTCCAAAAAAGCTAGCATCTTGGCAAGACTCCAG GGCAAGCCACcaacaaaaaaggcaaaagtcTTGCAGAAACAACCTCTTATGGCAAAGTTGGCCGCTTACGCCCAGTACCAAGCAAGCCAGCAGAACCAGGCCAAATCGAAAGCTG TGGTCCCTGCGGAAACCTTTGAATGGGGTCGGTATATCTGTAGCAAAAACACGATTGGAGCTCCAGTTAGCTGCTTCAAGCAT GCCCCTATGGGGAAATGCTGGGGAGACATAGAAGAAGGAGTGAGGATTGAAGTGGTCAACACTGATTCCAACCTCTCCACTAAGGTGTACTGGATAGCAGAAATCATTAAGCTAGCAG GGTTCAAGGCTCTCCTGCGGTATGAGGGCTTTGACAACGACAACAGTAAGGACTTCTGGTGTAATCTCTGCATCCCTGAAGTGCACCCGGTGGGATGGTGTGCTTCAAGTGGCAAACCCCTTGTACCTCCAAAAA GCATACATCATAAGTACTCTAACTGGAAAGCCTTTCTTGTGAAGCGTCTCACTGGAGCTAAAACACTGCCACCTGACTTTAACGCCAAG GTACACGAGAACTTGCAGTACCCCTTCAAGAAGCTGATGCGGGTAGAGGTGGTTGATAAGAACTACCTGTGCCGGACACGGGTGGCGCTGGTGGAGCAGGTAATCGGAGGTCGCCTCAGGCTGGTCTATGAGGAGAGCCAGGACGGGTCGGATGACTTCTGGTGCCACATGTACAGCCCCCTCATCCATAATATAGGCTGGTCGCGCAGCATCGGACACCGCTTCAAACGATCCG atgtTACAAAGAAAATTGAGGGTCAAGTTGATGCTCCTGCACTGTTCTTCCATAAG GTAAAAGATGTggaccagagtggtgattggtttaaagatggAATGAAGTTAGAAGCCATTGACCCCCTCAACCTCTCAGCTATATGTGTAGCCACTGTAAGAAAG GTGTTGGCAGACGGGTACCTCATGATCGGGATTGATGGTTCGGAGGCAGTGGATGGATCAGACTGGTTCTGCTACCATGGCACCTCCCCTTCCATCTACCCTGTCGGCTTCTGTGAAATCAACAGCATTGATCTTACGCCCCCTAGAG GGTACACTAAACTGCCATTTAAATGGTTTGACTACCTCAGAGAAACAGGTTCAATAGCTGCTCCTGTCAAGCTCTTTAACAAG GAGATTCCCAATCATGGTTTCCGGCAAGGCATGAAGCTGGAGGCTGTTGATCTGATGGAGCCGCGGCTGGTGTGTGTTGCCACGGTGACAAGGATTGTGCACCGGCTACTGAGGATCCACTTTGACGGCTGGGAGGATGAGTATGACCAGTGGGTGGACTGCGAGTCACCTGACCTCTACCCCGTGGGCTGGTGTCAGCTGACTGACTACCAGCTCCAACCCCCCGCCTCACAGA GTAACAGAGAAATGCCTCAATCTGTACCCAAGCAGAAGAAAAAGGCCCAGCAGTATAAAGGCCAAAAGAAAA AGAGGAAGATTCCGGTTGGTCGACGGCCCTTCAGTCAGGCaggcaggaggaggagcagcttCTCGGGGGACGAAGAACAGAGTCCGCCCCCTTATCCTGCCCAGGGGCCCTCTCGGCCCCGACCCCGAACCCACCTCCACCAAATCCACAAATCAG AGTCTCTCCTGCGAATGAAGGAGGAGACGGCTGAGGTGGACGAGTTTACCTTCTCACAGGGCACCTCCGACCAGGAAAGCAACGGCTCCGGCAGCTACTACATCAAACAGGAGCCCTGA